A region of the Nocardia nova SH22a genome:
CGAGCTGAAAGTGCAGCCCAGCTGAGCGAGAGCGGTTGTGCAGCTGGAGAATTGGTACGAGTTCGCCCGCCTCGGGCGATGGGTGACACCTGAAACAGTTGCCACCTCATCGAATTCACCTCCGCATGCCCCGATCAGCCGATGGGTGGAAGAGGAGGCAGGCCCGGCAGTGCCGGCAGTTGAGGTATCCCGCTACCGGTGTTCGGGAGCAGCGGAGCGGCCGGTCCCTGGTAGGGATAGTCGTCGAAATCGTCGTCGTAGTCGTTGTACTGGTTGTATTCGTTGTACTGGTTGTACTCGTTGTGCTGGTGGTAGTTGTCGCCCGGGCGCGGCGGACGTGGACGGTCCGGCCTGGGCTTGGGCTTGTCCCTCGGCGGCTTCGGCTTGTCCGGCCGGTGCGAGCCCGGCTTGTCCGGGCGATGTGAGTCGGGTTTGCCCGGGCGGTGCGACTCGGGCTTGTCGGGTCGGTGCGAGTCCGACTTGCCGTGCCCGCTCGAATCGGGCTTGTCGAGTAACCCGGCGGCGTCGATGCCATCGGCGGGTTCCAGTGCCACCGGGGCGGCGAGTGCGGGCGCGGCCGCGGCGACCGGCATCAGGACGAGCGCGGACGCGGCCACCAACGGCACGAGCGTTCGACGGACAAGGCGGCCGGATTTCGCTGAGTTCATTCGTTTCCTACTCGAGTGGAGTCAGTGCAACGAGGAACCACCCGATGACATCGAGCGGACCCATCGCTCTACATTGCGCCATTGTATAGCGGCGCATCGTACAGCGATACGTTTCGCCGACCCCCGCGAACTAATCGTGCGAACCTCGCCGATTTTTCGGGAATTCCCGTATTTCCCTTGAGTTTTGCACGAAAAATTCGCCCCCTCGTTTCCCGGTCGCCCAGCACATCCGAACGGATGGCGATCCATGATCTCGCGAGCCCGTGCGGTCAGCAGATCGGTTTTCGTACCCGTCAGTCCGGCCAGACCGGACTCCGCTTGGTAAGGAACGCGTCCATCCCCTCGCGTGCCCCGGCGAGTTGGGAGGCGGCGGCCATGACCTCCACCGCGAGGGTGTAGGCATCGGCTTCGGGCCGGTCGAGCTGGGCGTAGAGGGTGCGCTTGCCGAGGGCCTTGCTGGCCCGGCTGCCCCGGGTCGCGCGGGCGAGGAGTTCGGTGACGGCCGCGTCCAGGTCGGCATCGGGAACCGCCCGGTTGATCAGTCCCCAGTCGGCGGCGGTGGCCGCGTCGACCGGATCGCCGGTGAGGGCCATCTCCATCAGGCGTTTTCGGCCGATCGCGCGCGCCACCGGAACCGCCGGGGTGTGGCAGAACCAGCCGCCCTTGCCGCCGGGCAGGGCGAAACCGGCCGACAGCGCGGCCACCGCGAGATCGCAGGATGCCACCAGCTGGCATCCGGCCGCGGTCGCCAGGCCGTGCACGCGCGCGACGACGACCTGTGGGACGTCCTCGATCGTCCGCATGACCTGCGTGCACAGCACGAGCAGATCGCGCACGCCCGGCAGGTCCCGGGCGGCGACATCGGCGAAATCGTGACCGGCGGAGAACACCGGACCGTTGGCGGCGAGCACGATTCCGGTGGCGTCGGTGTCACCGGCCGCGCGGAAGGCGGCCAGCAACTCCGCGAGATGATCGGCCGACAGGGCATTGCGCCGGTCCGGCCGGTTCATGGTGATGCGGAGGGTGTCACCGGTGCGGTCCACGAGTAGATGCCGGTATGTCGCCATACCACCACCGTAGATCCGGGCGCTGCGCCGTTCAGGTGATTACTGCGGCGACTTCTGCACACATTCGGTGGCGATCTTCTGGCTGGCCGAGCGCACCTTGTCGGTGTCCTCCTTGCTCAGCCCGCCCATGGTGCCGTCGGCGCCGGGCGCCGCGCTGCCGGGCTTGGTCATCTTCCGCAGCCCGTCCTGCGAAATGCCCTCGTCCACATAGACTTTCGCTGCGCAGTTGGCGAGTTGCGGATTGTCCGGAAGACCGCTGGCCTGCAGGGACTTCGCCAGGTCGGCCTGGGTCACGGTCGGCTGCGAATCCTGGGAGCCGCACGCACCCAACAGCGGCAGCGCGATGCAGGCGGCGGCGATCAGCGAAATCCTCAACTGTTCCTCAATTCTCAGGCGTATCTGCTGTCACGGCGCGCACCCCGTGCGAACCGCGCAGGGTGATACTGCCGCATCGAGCGGCCGGACGACAGTCCGAGTTCCCAAAAACCGGACCGGTCACAAAACGTCGGACGTCTGCCTGGCGAACCTGTTGGCTGGCCGCCAATGATTGCTAGGGTGTGCGGGTCCTCGTCGTCCCCTGGGCCTCGTCGGCCTCCGAGTCTCGGTGCGGGAGTTCCGAAATGCTGTTGAATCACCACCGGGCGGGCACCGGTGAACCGCTGGTCCTGATCCACGGCGTCGGCAGCCGCTGGCAGGTGTGGGAACCGATCATCGAGACGCTGGCCGCGAGCTTCGACGTCATCGCGGTGGACCTGCCGGGTTTCGGCGAATCCGAACCGCTGCCGGAGACCACGGTCGACAGCCTCACCGACGCGCTGCACGCCTTCCTCATCGAGCAGGGCATCGAGAACCCTCATCTGGCCGGTAATTCGATGGGCGGACTGATCGCATTGAATCTGGGCGCGCGCGGTGTCGCGCGGTCGGTCACCGCCTACTCACCGATCGGATTCTGGTCGGACGCCGGGCGAATCTGGTGTCAGCAGGCCCTGGGTCGCGCGGCCACACTCGGCCGTGCCCTGCGGTCGCGACTGCCGCTGATCCTCGGCACCCCCGCCGGGCGCACCGGCTTCCTGAGCATCGTGTTCGGCCGCCCGTGGGCGCTGGACACCGCCACCGCGCTCGCCACCGTCGACGGCGTGCTGGACTCGGCCGGATTCCGCCCGGCGCTGGCCTCTTTCGACACCGCGCGGTTGCGCGACGGCGGCCGGCTCGAGCGTATTCCGGTCACGATCGCCTGGGGCAGCCGCGACGTCCTGCTCACCTACCGCACCCAGAGCCGCCGGGCCCGGTGGTGGCTGCCCGATGCCCGCCACCTCACCCTGCCCGGCAGCGGCCACACCCCGTTCTACGACGATCCGGCCGGTTGCGCGAAGATATTGCTCGACCAGGTCACGACCGCCGGGTAACCGCGGCGGCGATCAGGACGGAGTGAGTGATGAGCAACGTATCCCTGACCTTCGACGGTGATCGCGCCTACGTCGAACTGGACCGGCCGGACAAACACAACGGCCTCACCATCGAGATGCTGAACGATCTGGTCCGGGTGGCCCGGACGGTCGGCCGCCGCGACGATATTCGCGCGGTGATCCTCGCCGGAAACGGCCCGAGTTTCTCCAGCGGCCTGGATATCGCGAAGGCGACCGGCGATCCGCTGAGTATCGTCCGCAATTTCCTGCCGATTCCGTGGCTGGGAACCAATACCTTCCAAGAGGCCTGCTGGGCATGGCGGCGGCTGCCGCAGCCGGTGATCGCGGCCGTGCACGGACATTGTTTCGGCGGCGGACTGCAATTGGCATTGGCGGCCGATTTCCGTTTCGCCGCACCGGATTCCGATTTCGCGGTCATGGAGGTCGCGCACGGACTGATTCCGGACATGTCCGGTGCGGTCACGCTGTCGCGATTGGTCGGTGTGGACAAGGCATTGCTGCTCACCGTGACCGCCGATCCGATCGACGCCGCCGAGGCCGAGCGCATCGGGCTGATCACCCGGGTGAGTAACGATCCGCGGACCGAGGCGGAGAAACTGGCCGAACGCATCGCGGCCCGCCCCGCGGTGGCCGTCGCGGCCGCGAAACGCCTGTTCGAGCGTAGTTGGACGGCCGGAACGCGTCGCACACTCGGCATCGAGCGCGCCACTCAGATCCCCCTGCTGGTTCGCCAAGCGCTCGGGCGTCGGTGAATCCACCAAGAAATACACGACCTGCGTGGTAATTCCCCGAAACTATTGCCGGGAAACCCCCTTCATCAGCGATTCGCTGTTAACATTCTCACACTTTGCCAGCGAAGCCGATGAATCCCGTAGGCGGGATCGGCGTGAACGGGAAGGGCCACAGATTTGTCCAAGACCGTATCCGTCCTGCTGTCGGCAATAGCGGGCGCCTCCGCCCTACTTCTGACCGTGAACACACCGGCGGCCGCCAACCCCAACGCCATCAACCCGATTCCGGTACTCAACGGCACCAACGGCTTACCGAATCTGGCCGGCCGCTCCCGGGCGATATTCCAGGTGACCGGGATGGCGAGCCCGAATGCCACCGAGAACTACAACGTACTCGGCACCGATCTGGGAATCATGTGGGACAACGGCCGGGGCGAGATGCTCACCGCCTTCGGCGATACCGCGGGCCTGGGTCTGCCGAATCTGCTGGCCGGTAGTTTCTGGGCCTGGCGCAGCAATATCCTGGTGCGCAGCCACACTCACGATCCGGCGGGCGGCATCTTCTTCGACAGCGCGGTGCGCGATGTGTTCGGCCAGGCGCGCGATCTGATTCCCAGCCCGAAGATTCCGTTCATCGAGATCAGTCGCATTCCGACCGCCGGAATCTCCGCCGACGGCGTGCAGTACATGAGTCTGATGTCGGTCAAGAGCTGGGACGACGTCGGCCAGTGGACCACCAACTACTCCGGTCTGGCCGCCTCCGCCGACAACGGCGAGACCTGGGCCGACCTCGATTTCACCCGCAGACCCGATACCGGCGGCAATGCGAACTTCCAGATGAACGCGTTCGTGAAGAGCGGCGGCTGGGTCTACGAATACGGCACGCCGTCCGGCCGCAATCACGATGCCTTCGTCGCGCGGGTGCGGGAGAACGCCATCCAGAATCTCGGCGAATACGAGTACTGGGACGGCGGCGGCTGGCGCAAGAACGATGTGAATGCCGCCCGGCCGATCGCCGGTGGTGTCGGCGAGATGTCGGTGATGTGGAACGACTATCTCGGGCAGTTCATCATGCTGACCACCGACCCGTGGAATTCGGTGGTGATGCGACGGGCCTCCTCGCCCGAGGGGCCGTGGAGTCCGCCGGAGGTCCTGATCGACACCCGGGAGTTGCCGACCGCCTACGCGCCGTCGATCTTCCCGTATCAGACCGGGCGGGATTTGTATTACCTCACGACCGTGCACAGTCAGTACAACGTGATTCTCATGCACACGACGCTGTAGTTGGTATCGCCCATAGACTCGACGCATGGACGCCGCCGAGTGGGATGCGCGCTACGCGCAGAGCGAGTTGGTGTGGGGCGCACCGCCGAATGCCACGGTCGTGGAACACATCCACGGTCTGGATCGGCGAATCACGCTCGTGCCCGACGCACCCGGCGCGGAACCTCCGGCACTACCGCGCGCCCTCGATCTGGCCGCCGGTGAGGGCCGCCACGCCCTGTGGCTGGCCACCCACGGCTGGCAGGTGCGCGCGGTCGACTTCTCCCAGGTCGGCATCGACAAGGGCCGGACGGTCGCCTCGCGGCTGTCCCGCTCGGTGCGCACCCGGATCACCTGGCAGTGCGCCGACATCACCGATCTGCCCGGCGCGGATATCGACGGACCGTTCGAATTGGTCTTGGCCGTCTACATCCATCTGCCCGCCGCACAACGGCGGGCGCTGCTGTCGCAGGCGGCCGAGCGGCTGAATCCGGGCGGTGTCCTGCTCGTCCTGGGCCACGACACCACCAACATCACCGACGGCTACGGCGGACCACAGGACCCCGGCATCCTGTTCACACCCGACGATGTGGTCGCGGATCTCGCTGCGGCGGAACATATCCGGATCGACAAGGCCGAGCGGGTGCTGCGCGAGACCGAGGGCGGGACCGCCATCGACGCCCTCGTCGTCGCGACCCGCACCGTTCCCGATCTGGACGAGCAGGCGGCGTCCGCCGAGCAGTAGCCGCTACAGCCCGGCGCTACCGGTGGGCAACGGTGCCGGATGCTGCCCATCCCGATCGCGACCGAACCGATCCTCGTCGAAACGGTCGTAGTCTCGGCATTCGAGGTCTGACCGGTCGCGGCCGAACCCCTTCTCGCCGAATAGGTTGTAGCCTCGGCAGTCGTAGCCGAACCGATCGCGACCGGAATGGTCGAAGCCGCGCTTGTCGTAGCCGTCGCGGTCGTAGCCGAAGGTGTCGTACCCGTCGCGGTCGTAGCCGAACCGATCGCGGCCGCGATGGTCGTAGCCCTGGCGGTCCCGACCGAACTGGTCGTATCCGAAGACGTCGTAGCCGTCGTCGATCTCGTGGGAAGGTCCGCTGGGAGCGGGGTTGCCGGGTTCGCCACCAGGGTGTCCCGGGGTACCGGGGTGACCCGGATGGCTCGGGGTGCCGGGGTCGCTACCGGGATGTCCCGGCGTGCCGGAGTCATTGCCGGGGTGTCCCGTGGTGCCATGGTCGCCACCCGGATGTCCCGGGGTACCGGGGTCACGGCTCGGCCCGTTGGTGGAATGGTCGTTGCTCCTGGGACCTTTTCCGGCGGGATCGCCGTTACGGTCGTGATCGGCGGGGTCGGCGACGAATCCCGTTGCGCCGCAGGATGTACCGAGAGGACAGGTTTCCGCGTTCGCGGTGCCCGCCGCCGTGACCGAGCCGATTCCGATCCCGGCCGCCGCCAGCACTGCCAGCGTGAATCCGGTTCCGAGGCGACGCACGGCGAGCATCGTCCGAAGTCTTGCACCCATTGAGATTTTCTCCTGTCGAAAATCCCGACCCGAAACCACGTTATCGGCGCACGACCAGCCGCGCATCAGGGTATTCCCCCAGACAGGAATCCGGAGCCGTTGCGGGCGGGACGATTTCGCGCAGCACACCGCCGCCGGACGCCGCCCAGGTGAGCCTTCGGCCCGGCCGATCCCGACGCATCGGAAGAAGGCGGAGCCATAGCCGAGCATCCGGCGCGGGCGAGGAGCTCCGCGATACCGGCGCGTGGCCAGACTGAGGACTCCGCGATACCGGCGTGTAGCCAGATCGACGGCTCCGCGGCATCGGCGCGTAGCCAGACCGACGGCTCCGCGGCATCGGCGCGTAGCCAGACCGACGGCTCCGCGGCATCGGCGCGTAGCCAGACCGACGGCTCCGCAGCATCGGCGCGTAGCCAGGCCCAGGACTCCGCGACGCCAGCACACGGCCTGGAGCCACGAAACCAACGATGAGATCCGCGCCGCCCCGGGGAGCGGTCGACCGGAATCTCAGTCGAGTCCGCCCCAGCGCCGCAACCACGGCTCGGCGGTGTCGGCTATGAGGTCGAATCCGGAGCGGAAGGAATGCGGCTGGCCGGGAACGACTTTCACCTCGGCCGCATCGGCCGCGTCCGGGATGCCGAAGGGGTCGCGTTCACCGTTGATCACCACCACGTCGAGATGTTCGGATGCCGCGAGCAGTTCCTCGCGGCGGCTCTTCTCCGGCTTGCCGGGCGGATGCAGCGGAAAAGACAGTGCCACTACACCTTTCGCGCCGACCTCGACGGCGGTCCGGCAGGCGACCCGGGCGCCGTTGCTGCGGCCGCCCTGGATCAGCGGCACGTCCGGCACCCGCTTCCGGAGATCGGCGACGATCTCGGCCCACGCCGCGTCCTGCTTCACCGCCGATCCGGGCGCCCGGCGGCCCGCGACCCGATACGGCTGCACCACGCGCGCCACGACCCCGCCCAACGCGACGGCGCGATCCCGGACCGCGAGCAGATCCTTCGCCTCCACCCCACCGCCGGAACCGTGGGTCAGCACCAGGAGAAAGCGCTCACCGCCGGACTCGATCTCGACCTCGGCAACCCCCGCATTCGTCTCGATGCGCACACCTCCACCGTAATCCCCGCTCCGGCCCGACTCGGCCACCCAGGGAGTCGCGAGCCTCGCCCGCTCGCCGCCAAAAATGCGACCGACCACATCGCCACACAACCGAGACGACCTTGAACAGCACCACCCATCCACCCGCCACACCCCAGCGCACCAGCCGCCCCGCCAGCCGCCCGCCAACGCATCAGCCGCCCGCCAACGCACCAGTCGGGTCGCCAGCCGCTCGCCAACGCACCAGTCACCCGCCATCGCACCAGCCACCCCGCCAGTCACCCGCCAACGCATCAGCCACCCCGCCAACGCACCAGTCGGGTCGCCAGCCGCCCGCTAGCGCACCAGTCGGGTCGCTAGCCACCGCCGGCGCACCAGTCGGTCACTGCTGCGTCAGGTGATGAGGTCCTCCGGTGGCAGACCGCCGATGAACTCCGGCGGCCGGGCGGCGGCACACGATCAACGGGTGTTCGGTCCGGGCCGCTGTCGGCTTCCACCGTTCGTCACCCGTGCTCGAGGTCGGCCCGCGCTGGGCGGTCGGGCAGCGCGGAACTCGTCCGCGTGTGCTCAGTTCACTCCCGAGCCGCACTGTCGGCTACGCAGCGGAAGCCGATGTGGCTCATGCCCGTATCGATCATCTGCGGGCGGCGGGCCGCCGGGCGGTAACGGCGGCAGTAGGAGTCGGCGCACAGGAACGAGCCGCCCTTGATCACTTTGCGGGGCACGCGGAACTGGGGTTGCTGTGGGTCGTAGCTCTCGTCGAGGCGGCCGCCGCGGGGATTGCGCGGGGCGCAGCAGCCGCCCGCGTCCGGATGGCGCGCGGTGTACCAGTCGTCGGTCCATTCCCAGACGTTGCCTGCCATGTCGAACAGGCCGTACGCGTTGGGCGGGTAGGAAGCGACGGGGGTGGTGTGCCCGTATCCGGAGTCCGGACGCCACGGGAAATCGCCGTGCCAGTAGTTGGCGGACCGCCCGGCGTCGTTGTCGTCGCCCCAGGTGTACTCGGCGCCGTCCAGTCCGCCGCGGGCAGCGGCCTCCCATTGCGCCTCGGTGGGCAGGCGGCGGCCCTTCCAGCGGGCATAGGCGGCGGCGTCCTCGTGGGCGATGTGCACGACCGGATGATCGGCGCGCCCGGCGAGCGTGGAACCCGGACCTTCCGGATGCCGCCACGACGCCCCGGGCGTCCACCGCCACCACAGATTCAGGTGGCGGAGATCCACCGGTCCGGCGGTCCGGGCGAACACCATCGAACCGGGCTGCAGATTCTCCGCCGGGGCGCCGGGGAAATCGGCCGGATCCAGCGGCCGCTCGGCGACGGTGACATAGCCGGTGTCGGCGACGAATCGCTCGTATTCGGCATTGGTGACCTGCCGGGACTCGATCGCGAAGGTATCGACGGCGACCGCGTGGGCGGGGCGTTCCTCCGGATAGTGCCGGTCCGATCCCATGGTGAAGGTCTGCGCGGGAATCTGCCGCAATGCGGTGGCGAGC
Encoded here:
- a CDS encoding alpha/beta fold hydrolase, which gives rise to MLLNHHRAGTGEPLVLIHGVGSRWQVWEPIIETLAASFDVIAVDLPGFGESEPLPETTVDSLTDALHAFLIEQGIENPHLAGNSMGGLIALNLGARGVARSVTAYSPIGFWSDAGRIWCQQALGRAATLGRALRSRLPLILGTPAGRTGFLSIVFGRPWALDTATALATVDGVLDSAGFRPALASFDTARLRDGGRLERIPVTIAWGSRDVLLTYRTQSRRARWWLPDARHLTLPGSGHTPFYDDPAGCAKILLDQVTTAG
- a CDS encoding class I SAM-dependent methyltransferase, whose product is MDAAEWDARYAQSELVWGAPPNATVVEHIHGLDRRITLVPDAPGAEPPALPRALDLAAGEGRHALWLATHGWQVRAVDFSQVGIDKGRTVASRLSRSVRTRITWQCADITDLPGADIDGPFELVLAVYIHLPAAQRRALLSQAAERLNPGGVLLVLGHDTTNITDGYGGPQDPGILFTPDDVVADLAAAEHIRIDKAERVLRETEGGTAIDALVVATRTVPDLDEQAASAEQ
- a CDS encoding alpha/beta family hydrolase, with amino-acid sequence MRIETNAGVAEVEIESGGERFLLVLTHGSGGGVEAKDLLAVRDRAVALGGVVARVVQPYRVAGRRAPGSAVKQDAAWAEIVADLRKRVPDVPLIQGGRSNGARVACRTAVEVGAKGVVALSFPLHPPGKPEKSRREELLAASEHLDVVVINGERDPFGIPDAADAAEVKVVPGQPHSFRSGFDLIADTAEPWLRRWGGLD
- a CDS encoding enoyl-CoA hydratase-related protein; this encodes MATYRHLLVDRTGDTLRITMNRPDRRNALSADHLAELLAAFRAAGDTDATGIVLAANGPVFSAGHDFADVAARDLPGVRDLLVLCTQVMRTIEDVPQVVVARVHGLATAAGCQLVASCDLAVAALSAGFALPGGKGGWFCHTPAVPVARAIGRKRLMEMALTGDPVDAATAADWGLINRAVPDADLDAAVTELLARATRGSRASKALGKRTLYAQLDRPEADAYTLAVEVMAAASQLAGAREGMDAFLTKRSPVWPD
- a CDS encoding DUF4185 domain-containing protein, whose product is MSKTVSVLLSAIAGASALLLTVNTPAAANPNAINPIPVLNGTNGLPNLAGRSRAIFQVTGMASPNATENYNVLGTDLGIMWDNGRGEMLTAFGDTAGLGLPNLLAGSFWAWRSNILVRSHTHDPAGGIFFDSAVRDVFGQARDLIPSPKIPFIEISRIPTAGISADGVQYMSLMSVKSWDDVGQWTTNYSGLAASADNGETWADLDFTRRPDTGGNANFQMNAFVKSGGWVYEYGTPSGRNHDAFVARVRENAIQNLGEYEYWDGGGWRKNDVNAARPIAGGVGEMSVMWNDYLGQFIMLTTDPWNSVVMRRASSPEGPWSPPEVLIDTRELPTAYAPSIFPYQTGRDLYYLTTVHSQYNVILMHTTL
- a CDS encoding crotonase/enoyl-CoA hydratase family protein, translated to MSNVSLTFDGDRAYVELDRPDKHNGLTIEMLNDLVRVARTVGRRDDIRAVILAGNGPSFSSGLDIAKATGDPLSIVRNFLPIPWLGTNTFQEACWAWRRLPQPVIAAVHGHCFGGGLQLALAADFRFAAPDSDFAVMEVAHGLIPDMSGAVTLSRLVGVDKALLLTVTADPIDAAEAERIGLITRVSNDPRTEAEKLAERIAARPAVAVAAAKRLFERSWTAGTRRTLGIERATQIPLLVRQALGRR
- a CDS encoding formylglycine-generating enzyme family protein, encoding MDISLATALRQIPAQTFTMGSDRHYPEERPAHAVAVDTFAIESRQVTNAEYERFVADTGYVTVAERPLDPADFPGAPAENLQPGSMVFARTAGPVDLRHLNLWWRWTPGASWRHPEGPGSTLAGRADHPVVHIAHEDAAAYARWKGRRLPTEAQWEAAARGGLDGAEYTWGDDNDAGRSANYWHGDFPWRPDSGYGHTTPVASYPPNAYGLFDMAGNVWEWTDDWYTARHPDAGGCCAPRNPRGGRLDESYDPQQPQFRVPRKVIKGGSFLCADSYCRRYRPAARRPQMIDTGMSHIGFRCVADSAARE